One Phocaeicola dorei genomic region harbors:
- the rplS gene encoding 50S ribosomal protein L19, whose protein sequence is MDLIKIAEEAFATGKQHPSFKAGDTITVAYRIVEGSKERVQLYRGVVIKIAGHGDKKRFTVRKMSGTVGVERIFPIESPAIDSITVNKVGKVRRAKLYYLRALTGKKARIQEKRVNQ, encoded by the coding sequence ATGGATTTAATTAAAATTGCTGAAGAAGCATTTGCTACTGGCAAACAGCATCCTTCATTCAAAGCTGGTGATACTATTACAGTGGCATACCGTATCGTTGAAGGTAGCAAGGAACGTGTACAGTTGTACCGTGGTGTTGTTATCAAAATCGCTGGACATGGTGACAAAAAACGTTTCACCGTTCGTAAAATGTCTGGAACTGTAGGTGTTGAACGTATTTTCCCTATCGAATCTCCGGCTATCGACAGTATCACTGTTAACAAAGTTGGTAAAGTTCGTCGTGCTAAATTGTACTATTTACGTGCTCTTACTGGCAAGAAAGCTAGAATTCAGGAAAAAAGAGTTAATCAGTAA
- a CDS encoding 5'-nucleotidase C-terminal domain-containing protein, with translation MKPNRIMCMIPAGIAAGIFMFSSCHSGYSLASVEGNRIEVTAALDANPDSTAIAILTPYQKTVDSIMSPVIGQSARFMDRFRPESELSNLVADILRCSASAYIGRIADVGVTNMGGLRTALPEGDITYGNIYEITPFENTLCIVTMNGSLLRELFENIAAVHGEGLSGACLEISGDGKLLDATVAGKEIEDSKEYKVATLDYLAEGNDHMTAFAKVGDADKLLPEKATVRQLFLNYVNEQTKAGKKIDSKIEGRITVKE, from the coding sequence ATGAAACCAAACCGAATTATGTGTATGATTCCGGCAGGAATAGCAGCCGGGATTTTTATGTTTTCAAGCTGTCACTCAGGGTATTCACTGGCATCAGTTGAGGGAAACAGGATAGAAGTGACAGCAGCTTTGGATGCTAACCCGGATTCCACTGCAATCGCTATTTTGACTCCGTATCAAAAAACGGTTGATAGTATTATGTCACCGGTCATAGGACAAAGCGCTCGTTTTATGGATCGCTTTCGTCCTGAAAGTGAGTTATCCAACTTGGTAGCGGATATTTTACGTTGTTCTGCTTCTGCATATATAGGCCGCATAGCCGACGTGGGGGTGACGAATATGGGCGGACTACGTACGGCTTTGCCCGAGGGGGATATAACTTACGGTAATATTTATGAAATAACTCCCTTTGAAAATACATTGTGCATTGTTACTATGAATGGTTCTTTGCTGCGCGAACTTTTTGAAAATATAGCAGCTGTGCATGGTGAGGGATTAAGTGGTGCTTGCCTTGAAATTTCTGGAGATGGAAAATTATTGGATGCTACAGTAGCCGGAAAAGAAATTGAAGACTCCAAAGAGTATAAAGTGGCTACCTTGGATTATTTGGCTGAGGGAAATGACCATATGACTGCTTTTGCTAAAGTAGGCGATGCGGATAAATTGCTGCCTGAAAAGGCCACAGTGCGTCAGTTGTTTCTGAACTATGTGAATGAGCAGACTAAAGCAGGGAAGAAAATAGACTCAAAGATAGAAGGAAGAATTACCGTTAAAGAATAA